Proteins from one Rhinopithecus roxellana isolate Shanxi Qingling chromosome 18, ASM756505v1, whole genome shotgun sequence genomic window:
- the LOC104660775 gene encoding U6 snRNA-associated Sm-like protein LSm8, with product MTSALENYINRTVAVITSDGRMIVGTLKGFDQTINLILDESHERVFSSSQGVEQVVLGLYIVRGDNVAVIGEIDEETDSALDLGNIRAEPLNSVAH from the coding sequence ATGACGTCCGCCTTGGAGAACTACATCAACCGAACTGTTGCCGTTATTACATCAGATGGGAGAATGATTGTGGGAACACTGAAAGGTTTTGACCAGACCATTAATTTGATTTTGGATGAAAGCCATGAGCGAGTATTCAGCTCTTCACAGGGGGTAGAGCAAGTGGTACTAGGATTATACATTGTAAGAGGTGACAACGTTGCAGTCATTGGAGAAATTGATGAAGAAACAGATTCTGCGCTTGATTTGGGGAATATTCGAGCAGAGCCTTTAAATTCTGTAGCACACTGA